TGCTGTACCTGGGCTTCGTGGGTCTGAGCGTACCGTTCGCGTACGCGGTGGCGGCGCTGGTGACGGGTCGCCTGTCGGACCACTGGGTGGTCGTGACGCGCCGCTGGACGCTGGTCGCCTGGGCACTGCTGACGGCGGCGATCGTGGCCGGCGGCTGGTGGAGTTACGAGACGCTCGGCTGGGGCGGCTACTGGGCGTGGGACCCGGTGGAGAACGCGAGTTTCATCCCGTGGCTACTGACGACGGCGTTCCTGCATTCCATCCAGATTCAGGAACGCCGTGGCCTGATGCGGTCGTGGAACGTGTGGCTGATCGTGCTGGCGTACGCGAGCACCGTGCTGGGCACGTTCCTGAACCGCAGCGGCATCGTGCAGAGCGTGCATGCCTTCGCGGGCGGCCCGGTCGGGCCGGTGTTCCTGGGCTTCCTGGCGTTCCTGCTGCTGGCCGGGACGCTGCTGGCCGCGTGGCGCGCGCCGCACCTGCGGGACGACAACGACCCGCCCGCCGCGCTGAGCCGCGAGGGCGCGTTCCTGGCGGGGAACTGGCTGTTCGTGGTGTTCGCGGTGATGGTGCTGGTGGGGACGCTGTTCCCGACCATCGTGGAGGCCGTGCAGGGCCGCCGGGACGCCAGCGTGGGCCCGGCGTTCTACAACGCGTTCGCCATTCCGCTGGGCCTGGGTCTGCTGCTGCTGATGGGCGTGGGGCCGCTGCTGCCCTGGCGGCGCGCGGACGGCCAGGGCCTGTGGCGGGCGCTGCGGCCCCTGCTGATCGCGGGGGCAGGCGCGGCGCTGCTGGCGCTGGCGCTGGGCGTGCGCCACCCCGGCGTGCTGGCGACGGTGGCCCTGAGCGCGTACAACCTGCTGGGCCTGGGGCTTTTGACGGCCCGCGCGGCCCGGCAGGCAGGCGGGCTGGGCCGCACCCTGCGCGCGCAGCCGCGCCGCTACGGGGCGTACCTGTCCCACGCGGGCCTGATCGTGCTGGCGCTGGGGCTGGCGTTCAGCGGCACGTACCGCCGCGACGCGCAGGTCACGCTGAACATGAACCAGCGTGTTCACCTGCTGAACGAGGACCTGACCCTGACCGCCCTGGAGAACGTCACCCGGCCCGACGGGCGGTCCATCGTGGCGCGCGTGCTGATCGACGGGCGGCCCTTCAGCGCCCGCCTGAACACGTACACGCAGGGCGGCGACACGCCCTTCCCCTCCCCGGCCGTGCGCTACGGCCTGACCGGCGACACGTACCTCGTGATGACCGGCGTGGACCCGAAGGGCCAGTGGGCCAGCGTGCGCCTGATCGAATCGCCGCTGGTGTCGTGGATCTGGTGGGGCACGCTCCTCGTGTGCGTGGGGGCCGCGTTCACGCTCGTCACGCCGCGCCGCGCTGCCCAGGCCGCCCCGGCGCGACTGGCACCCGCCACCGACTGATCCCCTCCTCCCCTTCCTGCCTGACCTTCCCGGAGCTGTGATGACCGAATCGACCCCCTCTGCCCCGAAGTCCCCTGCATCCCCAACCCCCGCGCCGCTGTGGCGTCGCCTGCTGCCCCCGGCCATCGCGTTCGCGCTGGTGGCGGTCCTGGCGGTCGCGCTGCGCACCCCGGCCAGCAACGACCAGACCGGCGGGCCGCTGGTCGGCAAGCCCGCCCCGGCGTTCACGCTGACCAGCCTGGACGACACGCCGCTGTCCCTGGCGAGCCTCAGGGGCCGACCCGTCGTCGTGAACTTCTGGGCGTCGTGGTGCGGTCCGTGCCGCGAGGAGGCGCCGATGTTCCGCGAGCTGAGCGCCCGCCAGAGCGGCGGGGACGGGCTGGCGGTCGTGGGCATCCTGTTCAACGAGACGAACGAGGGGAACGCCCGGCAGTTCATTCAGGAGTACGCGCTGGCGTACCCGAACCTGCGCGACCCCGGCATCAACACGGGCCTGGAGTACGGCGTGAGCGGCATTCCCGAGACGGTCTTCATCGATAAGGACGGCGTGGTGCAGCACATGGACCGCGGCGGCCTGACCCGCGAGCGCCTGAACGTGGGGCTGGAGAAGATCGGCGTGCCCGGCCTATGAGGCGCGCGCTGCTGCTCACGGGCGCCCTGCTGGGCGGGGCCGTCACGCTTGCCCAGACGGCGCCCACCCTGACCCCGGCGCAGGAGGCGCGGGCGCTGGCGATCGAGAAGAACCTGCGCTGCCCGCTGTGCGACACCGGGGAGTCCATCGCGGACTCGCGCAGCACCATCGCCGTGAAGATGCGTGAATCGGTCCGCGAGCAGGTCGCGCAGGGGCGCGGCGACTCGGACATCTACGTGTATTTCTCGCAGCGGTACGGGAATTTCGTGCTGCTCGACCCGCCCAAGAGTGGCCGGAACCTGCTGCTGTGGGGCGCGCCCCTGGCGGCCCTGGCGGCCGGAGGTGGGGTGCTGTGGGCGTTCCTGCGCCGCAGCCGCCCGGCGGCGACCCTGCCGGACGAACCGCTGAACGACGCGGGCGGCTTCGACCCGTACCTCGCGCAGGTGCAGCGCGACACCCGCCGGGGCGGTGACTCGTGACCGGCCCGGTGCTGCTGAACGTGCTGCTGCTGGCGCTCGTGGCGCTCGCGTGCGTGTGGCTGGTGACCGAGCCGCTGCGGGCGCGCACGCCGGACGATCCGGACGCGGCGGAACGCGCGCGCCTGGGGGCCGAACGGGACCGGCTGTACGCCGAGCTCGCGGCCCTGACCGACGAGTCGCGCCGCCCGGACCTGGAGCGGCGCGCGGCGCTGGCCCTGCGCGGCCTGGACGCCCTGCCGCCCGCCCCGCAGGGCCGCCCCGGCACCCGGACGCTGGCGCTGGGGCTGCTGGGCGGCGCGGCGCTGCTGACCGTGGTGGGCGCCGTGA
This region of Deinococcus sp. JMULE3 genomic DNA includes:
- a CDS encoding heme lyase CcmF/NrfE family subunit, translated to MLNLISWTSSASGALGQLSLLGALLFSVAGLLLALLGGARRDPRVTEAARRATWAVFALVSLSTLVLLAALLRDDFTVRFVAEHSMRASPTWVKVTGLWGALEGSILLWAWLLAGYAFILSVTLRRDALRPWALAAMFASLVFFVGVCATVASPFTPVATLVADGRGPNPALQNHWMMAVHPVLLYLGFVGLSVPFAYAVAALVTGRLSDHWVVVTRRWTLVAWALLTAAIVAGGWWSYETLGWGGYWAWDPVENASFIPWLLTTAFLHSIQIQERRGLMRSWNVWLIVLAYASTVLGTFLNRSGIVQSVHAFAGGPVGPVFLGFLAFLLLAGTLLAAWRAPHLRDDNDPPAALSREGAFLAGNWLFVVFAVMVLVGTLFPTIVEAVQGRRDASVGPAFYNAFAIPLGLGLLLLMGVGPLLPWRRADGQGLWRALRPLLIAGAGAALLALALGVRHPGVLATVALSAYNLLGLGLLTARAARQAGGLGRTLRAQPRRYGAYLSHAGLIVLALGLAFSGTYRRDAQVTLNMNQRVHLLNEDLTLTALENVTRPDGRSIVARVLIDGRPFSARLNTYTQGGDTPFPSPAVRYGLTGDTYLVMTGVDPKGQWASVRLIESPLVSWIWWGTLLVCVGAAFTLVTPRRAAQAAPARLAPATD
- a CDS encoding TlpA disulfide reductase family protein, translating into MTESTPSAPKSPASPTPAPLWRRLLPPAIAFALVAVLAVALRTPASNDQTGGPLVGKPAPAFTLTSLDDTPLSLASLRGRPVVVNFWASWCGPCREEAPMFRELSARQSGGDGLAVVGILFNETNEGNARQFIQEYALAYPNLRDPGINTGLEYGVSGIPETVFIDKDGVVQHMDRGGLTRERLNVGLEKIGVPGL
- a CDS encoding cytochrome c-type biogenesis protein CcmH produces the protein MRRALLLTGALLGGAVTLAQTAPTLTPAQEARALAIEKNLRCPLCDTGESIADSRSTIAVKMRESVREQVAQGRGDSDIYVYFSQRYGNFVLLDPPKSGRNLLLWGAPLAALAAGGGVLWAFLRRSRPAATLPDEPLNDAGGFDPYLAQVQRDTRRGGDS